A window of Deltaproteobacteria bacterium CG2_30_66_27 contains these coding sequences:
- a CDS encoding cytochrome C oxidase subunit III, giving the protein MSVPATEHHDPAVAFESAKLGVWTFLATEVLLFGALFTAYTVFRMKYPEMFRVEHAKLDRVLGAVNTVVLITSSLMVVLGVDAIKRGKARLLEAYFGATILLAAVFLFVKYTEYAAKFHHGLYPRTNLFFSLYFMMTGLHGIHVLIGMGLLSYVIVLSRRGRLSASYSTPAEMSGLYWHFVDLVWIYLFPLLYLIG; this is encoded by the coding sequence ATGAGCGTTCCCGCCACGGAGCATCACGACCCGGCGGTCGCCTTCGAATCGGCGAAGCTCGGCGTCTGGACCTTTCTCGCGACCGAGGTGCTCCTGTTCGGCGCGCTCTTCACCGCCTATACCGTCTTCCGGATGAAGTATCCGGAGATGTTCCGCGTGGAGCATGCGAAGCTCGACCGGGTCCTCGGTGCGGTGAACACGGTCGTCCTCATCACCAGTTCGTTGATGGTCGTGCTCGGCGTGGACGCGATCAAACGGGGGAAGGCGCGGCTGCTCGAGGCGTATTTCGGAGCGACGATCCTCCTGGCGGCCGTCTTCCTCTTCGTCAAGTACACGGAGTACGCCGCGAAGTTCCACCACGGGCTGTACCCGCGCACCAATCTCTTCTTCTCGCTCTATTTCATGATGACCGGGCTGCACGGGATCCACGTGCTGATCGGGATGGGGCTGCTGTCGTACGTCATCGTCCTGTCGCGGCGCGGCCGACTCTCGGCGAGCTATTCCACCCCGGCGGAGATGTCGGGACTGTACTGGCACTTCGTCGACCTGGTGTGGATCTACCTGTTCCCGCTGCTCTACCTGATCGGGTGA
- a CDS encoding sugar kinase — protein MSLLVVGSMAFDSIKSPFGEVERVIGGSATYFSLAASYLAPVRLVSVVGKDFPKETLDMLSARGIDLQGLKVAEGATFRWKGYYEYDLNVAHTVKTDLNVFENFAPVLPASYRESRHVFLGNIDPKLQLDILAQVREPKIVALDTMNFWIGKSPQLLREVIRSVDIVIINEAEIRELTGEFNLVKAARKLMRMGPGRVVIKRGEYGVLHLADGEIFAAPAYPLETIFDPTGAGDSFAGGFMGYLASRDGAVLTEMDYRLATIYGSAIASFTVEAFSTERLQGLSREEIDSRLAAFRALTEFRV, from the coding sequence ATGAGCCTTCTGGTCGTGGGATCGATGGCGTTCGACAGCATCAAGTCGCCGTTCGGCGAAGTGGAGCGGGTGATCGGCGGGTCGGCGACCTACTTCTCCCTCGCGGCGAGCTACCTGGCGCCCGTGCGTCTCGTCTCGGTCGTGGGAAAGGACTTCCCGAAGGAAACGCTCGACATGCTCTCCGCCCGGGGGATCGACCTCCAGGGGCTGAAGGTCGCGGAGGGGGCCACCTTCCGCTGGAAGGGGTATTACGAGTACGACCTGAACGTCGCCCACACGGTGAAAACGGACCTGAACGTGTTCGAGAATTTCGCCCCCGTCCTTCCGGCGTCGTACCGGGAATCCCGCCACGTCTTTCTCGGGAACATCGATCCGAAGCTGCAGCTGGACATCCTGGCCCAGGTGCGCGAACCGAAGATCGTCGCGCTCGACACGATGAACTTCTGGATCGGGAAGAGCCCGCAGCTGCTTCGGGAAGTGATCCGGAGCGTCGACATCGTCATCATCAACGAGGCGGAGATCCGGGAGCTGACGGGCGAGTTCAATCTGGTCAAGGCGGCCCGGAAGCTGATGCGCATGGGGCCGGGGCGCGTCGTGATCAAGCGGGGGGAATACGGCGTCCTCCACCTGGCCGACGGGGAGATCTTCGCCGCCCCGGCGTACCCGCTGGAGACGATCTTCGACCCGACCGGGGCGGGGGACAGCTTCGCGGGCGGTTTCATGGGATACCTCGCCTCGCGGGACGGGGCCGTGCTCACGGAGATGGATTATCGGCTGGCCACGATCTACGGCAGCGCCATCGCCTCCTTCACGGTGGAGGCGTTCAGCACCGAGCGACTGCAGGGGCTTTCCCGGGAAGAGATCGACTCCCGCCTCGCGGCGTTCCGGGCACTCACCGAATTCCGGGTCTGA
- a CDS encoding thioesterase: MKETLKVGLEHVHAYRVPENKTVPYLYPEAKLFEEMPKVFATGYMIGLMEWACMEAMAPHMESGEGSVGTLVNVTHTAATPPGMTVTVRVRCIGVEGRRSVWDIEAKDDVEVIGRGTHERFAVDFAKFNARVAKKAAGM; encoded by the coding sequence ATGAAAGAGACGTTGAAGGTCGGGCTGGAGCACGTGCACGCGTACCGCGTTCCGGAGAACAAGACGGTTCCTTATCTCTACCCCGAGGCGAAGCTGTTCGAGGAAATGCCGAAGGTGTTCGCGACCGGCTACATGATCGGCCTGATGGAATGGGCTTGCATGGAAGCGATGGCGCCGCACATGGAATCGGGGGAGGGGAGCGTCGGGACGCTCGTCAACGTGACCCACACCGCGGCGACCCCGCCCGGGATGACCGTCACGGTCCGCGTCCGGTGCATCGGGGTGGAAGGGCGCCGGTCGGTGTGGGACATCGAGGCGAAGGACGACGTCGAGGTCATCGGCAGGGGGACCCACGAGCGGTTCGCCGTCGACTTCGCGAAGTTCAACGCCCGCGTGGCGAAGAAGGCCGCCGGCATGTAA
- a CDS encoding RND transporter — MFLSDLSIKRPIFASVMMLALVTLGAFSYKRLAVDMFPDVEIPVVTIVTKFPGASPESVEREVSKRIEEAVNPIAGVKKVLSISRESVSTVMVEFRLEVRLNDGAQEARAKISAIRGELPEGIEEPILQKLDFAAAPIVSLAVRSDTLPPKELTTLVEKKVKRRFENIPGVGKVDLVGSSKREVNVDIDPTRLEALGMGVDEVIAGIRSENVNTPLGRLMKNGSEFPLRVSGKPVEVSRFPSMVIGQRNGRAVLLGEVAAVVDGIEEPRSLALVNGVPAIALDIQKQSGANTVSVVELAKSEIARLRPELPPGTRIEIVRDASTMIRDSVHDVQTTLILGGILTIFIVFCFLNSWRSTVITGLTLPISVISSFIVMNFMGMTLNVMTLMALSLAIGLLIDDAIVVRENIVRHLEHGQDHFEAARDGTAEIGLAVLATTFSIVAVFVPVAFMKGIVGRFFFQFGITVAFAVLVSLFVSFTLDPMLSSRWHDPDIARTGKRHLVARILDRFNGWFDRTADRYRSVIAWALGHRKTVLGLAMLAFFGGILAFASLKTEFFTPVDRAEFQINFKSAPDASLVETRDRVDAVLSEIRWIREVRGTFATIGAGDAGTVRDGMVYVKLSGKKDRKRGQDEIQKEVRERLGTIPGIIPAIVEVGRVTGEKPFNVAVRGEDIGLLKGYAAALKQEIRKIPGIVDLEVTLEHDIPEFRLTVDGERAADLGVTTGTVVRTVGALIGGQVVSTYEDPDGDAVNVRVRLPVAMRRDPSQVGRIRLAVNRGPEGASLVPLAEVATYAMSDTPSEINRQALTREVVLSANLDGLPLGEAMNKVKAIAGRMPMAPGYRVVFTGEGEDMIESFGYMAEALLLAVIFVYLILAAQFESFIEPFSIMLALPLSIVGMAGMLLLTGDTVNIMSLIGLIMLMGLVTKNAILLVDYAKVLQTRGMERAEAVITAGRTRLRPILMTTLAMIFGMLPLALGIGAGAEERAPMARAVVGGLITSTFLTLLVVPVVYTLLDDFAAWMRRRWDGKKVAAGVGAVAGLLVLLHGIPFLGPRAAAAADSSAVEILTLDEALRAAVANNRDIRKAVELRTFLEGKYVEERASALPQFLGTAEALRSWDDSLAIYGAPPGSNRYYAQVGVSQPLYSSGVVSAGIRAASKGLATADDRLRMARQAVLMEVSTVYHDVLLGKELHRIAVEDRAQKARHLDEARKKLAAGTATDYDVLAGEVALQNAGPEVLRTENLVRISRERLRFLLGRDGGEVDVKGDLSSAVGDPPEYAKSIETAAATRPELSDLRHRLEVAKELLAIARAGNRPRLDFRGALGRLEIDYGVVDVGGNTWSVGLFASWPLFDGFRTRGRVAQAGSDVRTLRIEEAQLLDAVALEVRDAVNAVREAREIVRALAGTVEQADRLVAMAEKGYEYGVKTRLDVDDAQLNRSRALGNFARARRDYLVAGAALRHATGTIGDEIPPSPGQARVFRPAGSPADLVGEVLKGEPALSE, encoded by the coding sequence ATGTTTCTCTCCGACCTCTCGATCAAGCGCCCCATCTTCGCCTCGGTCATGATGCTCGCTTTGGTGACGCTGGGCGCCTTCTCCTACAAGCGGCTCGCGGTCGACATGTTCCCCGACGTGGAGATCCCCGTCGTCACCATCGTCACGAAGTTCCCCGGCGCCTCCCCGGAGAGCGTCGAGCGGGAGGTCAGCAAGCGGATCGAGGAGGCGGTCAACCCGATCGCCGGGGTGAAAAAAGTCCTCTCCATCTCCCGAGAGAGCGTCTCCACGGTCATGGTCGAGTTCCGGCTCGAGGTGAGGCTGAACGACGGCGCCCAGGAGGCCCGGGCGAAGATCTCGGCCATCCGCGGCGAGCTGCCGGAGGGGATCGAGGAGCCGATCCTCCAGAAGCTGGACTTCGCGGCGGCGCCGATCGTATCCCTCGCGGTCCGGTCCGACACCCTCCCGCCGAAGGAGCTCACCACCCTCGTGGAGAAAAAGGTCAAGCGGCGCTTCGAGAACATCCCCGGCGTCGGGAAGGTCGACCTCGTCGGGTCGTCGAAGCGGGAGGTCAACGTCGACATCGATCCGACGCGCCTCGAGGCGCTCGGGATGGGCGTGGACGAGGTGATCGCGGGGATCCGGTCCGAGAACGTCAACACCCCGCTCGGACGGTTGATGAAGAACGGGTCCGAATTCCCTTTGCGCGTTTCGGGGAAGCCCGTGGAGGTGTCCCGGTTCCCGTCGATGGTGATCGGGCAGAGGAACGGGCGGGCCGTGCTGCTGGGCGAGGTGGCCGCCGTGGTCGACGGGATCGAGGAGCCGCGGTCCCTCGCGCTGGTGAACGGCGTGCCCGCGATCGCGCTCGACATCCAGAAGCAGTCGGGGGCGAACACGGTCTCCGTGGTCGAACTGGCGAAGAGCGAGATCGCCCGGCTGCGGCCGGAGCTTCCCCCCGGGACGAGGATCGAGATCGTCCGGGACGCCTCGACCATGATCCGGGATTCCGTGCATGACGTCCAGACGACCTTGATCCTCGGCGGGATCCTGACCATCTTCATCGTCTTCTGCTTCCTCAACTCGTGGCGCTCCACGGTGATCACCGGGCTCACCCTCCCGATCTCCGTCATCTCCTCCTTCATCGTCATGAACTTCATGGGAATGACGCTCAACGTGATGACGCTGATGGCGCTGTCCCTCGCCATCGGCCTCCTCATCGACGACGCGATCGTGGTCCGGGAGAACATCGTCCGGCACCTCGAGCACGGGCAGGACCATTTCGAGGCGGCCCGGGACGGGACCGCGGAGATCGGCCTTGCGGTGCTCGCCACCACCTTCTCCATCGTTGCCGTCTTCGTGCCAGTGGCGTTCATGAAGGGGATCGTCGGGCGCTTCTTCTTCCAGTTCGGGATCACCGTGGCCTTCGCGGTGCTGGTCTCCCTCTTCGTGTCGTTCACCCTCGACCCGATGCTCTCCTCCAGGTGGCACGACCCCGACATCGCCCGGACGGGGAAACGGCATCTCGTCGCCCGGATCCTCGACCGCTTCAATGGCTGGTTTGACCGGACGGCCGACCGGTACCGGTCGGTGATCGCGTGGGCCCTCGGGCACAGGAAGACGGTCCTCGGTCTCGCGATGCTGGCGTTCTTCGGCGGCATCCTGGCGTTCGCCTCGCTGAAGACCGAATTCTTCACGCCGGTAGACCGGGCAGAGTTCCAGATCAACTTCAAGTCGGCGCCGGACGCTTCCCTCGTCGAGACGAGGGACCGCGTCGACGCCGTCCTTTCCGAAATACGCTGGATCCGCGAGGTTCGCGGCACGTTCGCGACCATCGGGGCCGGGGACGCGGGGACGGTCCGGGACGGCATGGTGTACGTGAAGCTCTCCGGAAAGAAGGACCGGAAACGGGGCCAGGACGAGATCCAGAAGGAGGTGCGGGAGCGGCTGGGGACGATCCCCGGAATCATCCCCGCGATCGTGGAGGTGGGCAGGGTCACCGGGGAGAAGCCGTTCAACGTGGCCGTGCGGGGGGAGGACATCGGCCTCCTCAAGGGATACGCGGCGGCGCTGAAACAGGAGATCCGGAAGATCCCCGGGATCGTCGACCTCGAGGTGACCCTGGAGCACGACATCCCGGAATTCCGCCTGACCGTCGACGGGGAGCGGGCGGCGGACCTGGGCGTGACGACCGGGACCGTCGTGCGCACCGTGGGCGCGCTGATCGGGGGGCAGGTGGTCTCGACCTACGAGGACCCGGACGGCGACGCGGTGAACGTCCGCGTCCGGCTGCCCGTCGCGATGCGCCGGGATCCGTCCCAGGTGGGACGGATCCGGCTCGCGGTGAACCGGGGACCGGAAGGGGCATCCCTCGTCCCGCTGGCGGAGGTGGCGACCTACGCGATGAGCGACACCCCTTCCGAGATCAACCGGCAGGCGCTGACCCGGGAGGTCGTCCTCTCCGCGAACCTGGACGGCTTGCCGCTGGGGGAGGCGATGAACAAGGTCAAGGCGATCGCCGGCAGGATGCCGATGGCTCCCGGGTACCGCGTCGTCTTCACCGGGGAGGGAGAGGACATGATCGAGTCGTTCGGCTACATGGCCGAGGCGCTGCTCCTCGCCGTGATCTTCGTCTACCTGATCCTCGCGGCGCAGTTCGAATCGTTCATCGAGCCGTTCTCGATCATGCTTGCGCTCCCCCTGTCCATCGTGGGGATGGCGGGGATGCTGCTGCTGACGGGGGACACGGTGAACATCATGTCCCTCATCGGCCTCATCATGCTGATGGGGCTCGTGACGAAGAACGCGATCCTGCTCGTGGATTACGCGAAGGTGTTGCAGACGCGGGGGATGGAGCGGGCCGAGGCGGTGATCACGGCGGGCAGGACGAGGCTGCGGCCCATCCTGATGACGACGCTGGCGATGATCTTCGGGATGCTCCCCCTGGCGCTGGGGATCGGGGCGGGGGCGGAGGAGCGGGCGCCCATGGCGCGGGCCGTCGTCGGTGGGCTGATCACGTCGACCTTTCTCACGTTGCTCGTGGTGCCGGTCGTCTACACGCTGCTGGACGACTTCGCCGCGTGGATGCGGCGGAGATGGGACGGCAAGAAGGTCGCGGCCGGGGTCGGGGCCGTCGCCGGCCTGTTGGTCCTGCTCCACGGGATCCCTTTCCTCGGGCCGCGGGCGGCGGCAGCCGCCGATTCCTCGGCCGTGGAGATCCTGACGCTCGACGAGGCCCTCCGGGCGGCCGTCGCGAACAACCGCGACATCCGGAAGGCGGTGGAGCTTCGGACGTTCCTCGAAGGGAAATACGTCGAGGAACGGGCGTCGGCACTCCCGCAGTTCCTCGGCACGGCGGAGGCGCTTCGTTCCTGGGACGACAGCCTGGCCATCTACGGCGCCCCCCCGGGGAGCAATCGATACTACGCCCAGGTCGGCGTGTCGCAGCCGTTATACTCCTCCGGGGTCGTTTCCGCCGGGATCCGGGCGGCGAGCAAGGGGCTGGCAACGGCGGACGACCGGCTGCGGATGGCGCGGCAAGCCGTTTTGATGGAGGTTTCCACCGTCTATCACGACGTCCTGCTCGGGAAGGAGTTGCACCGGATCGCGGTCGAGGACCGGGCGCAGAAGGCGCGGCACCTCGACGAGGCGCGGAAGAAGCTCGCGGCGGGAACGGCGACCGACTACGACGTCCTGGCTGGGGAGGTGGCCCTGCAAAACGCAGGGCCGGAAGTGCTTCGGACGGAAAACCTCGTCCGGATCTCCAGGGAGCGTCTGCGGTTCCTCCTCGGCCGCGACGGGGGGGAGGTGGATGTAAAAGGAGACCTGTCATCCGCAGTGGGAGATCCGCCGGAGTACGCCAAATCGATCGAGACGGCGGCGGCGACCCGCCCCGAGCTGTCCGATCTGCGGCATCGACTCGAAGTGGCGAAGGAGTTGCTCGCCATCGCGCGAGCGGGAAACCGGCCGCGGCTCGATTTCCGCGGGGCTCTCGGCCGGCTCGAGATCGATTACGGGGTCGTGGACGTCGGAGGGAACACATGGTCCGTCGGCCTGTTCGCCTCGTGGCCGCTCTTCGACGGGTTCCGTACACGGGGGCGTGTGGCCCAGGCCGGCAGCGACGTGCGCACGCTGCGGATCGAGGAGGCGCAACTCCTCGACGCTGTCGCCCTGGAGGTGCGCGACGCGGTGAACGCGGTCCGTGAGGCGAGGGAGATCGTGCGTGCCCTCGCCGGGACGGTGGAGCAGGCCGACCGGCTTGTGGCGATGGCGGAGAAGGGGTATGAATACGGAGTGAAAACCCGCCTTGACGTCGATGACGCGCAGCTCAACCGCAGCCGGGCGCTCGGGAACTTCGCGCGCGCCCGAAGGGACTACCTCGTGGCGGGAGCGGCGTTGCGCCACGCGACGGGGACGATCGGGGACGAGATCCCCCCGTCGCCGGGGCAGGCGCGGGTGTTCCGGCCCGCCGGCTCCCCGGCGGACCTGGTCGGCGAGGTGTTGAAGGGCGAACCCGCCTTGTCGGAATAG
- a CDS encoding 2-oxoacid ferredoxin oxidoreductase (catalyzes the coenzyme A-dependent decarboxylation of 2-oxoacids, such as pyruvate and 2-oxoglutarate), which yields MSGIFDTDVENAWCPGCGNFPILHAVKKALERTGKAKHEIVLVSGIGQAAKLPHHVDVNAFNGLHGRALPAALAIKMADPSLTVVVTSGDGDIYGEGGNHFLHNIRRNPDLAVFVHDNQVYGLTKGQPSPTSDPGWTGSLQRSGVIAGPFPPLAVAIALGCGFVARGLAADVEFTSDLMVQAIAHKGFALVDILQPCVTFNKKNTYQWYGKMVYKLPSDHDAADRARAFERSLEWEERIPIGVLYRREDRPSFEELHQGVGDPPLHARETPPDAVRDLLRKRLFTLSG from the coding sequence ATGAGCGGAATCTTCGACACGGACGTGGAAAACGCCTGGTGTCCCGGGTGCGGCAATTTTCCGATCCTCCACGCGGTGAAAAAAGCGCTGGAGCGGACGGGGAAGGCGAAGCACGAGATCGTCCTGGTTTCCGGCATCGGGCAGGCGGCGAAATTGCCGCACCACGTGGACGTCAACGCCTTCAACGGGCTCCACGGCCGCGCCTTGCCCGCCGCGCTGGCGATCAAGATGGCCGATCCGTCGCTCACCGTCGTGGTGACGAGCGGCGACGGCGACATCTACGGCGAGGGGGGGAACCACTTCCTCCACAATATCCGGCGCAACCCCGACCTCGCCGTGTTCGTCCACGACAACCAGGTGTACGGGTTGACGAAGGGGCAGCCGTCCCCGACCAGCGACCCCGGGTGGACCGGGTCGCTTCAGCGCTCCGGCGTCATCGCGGGCCCCTTCCCGCCGCTGGCCGTCGCGATCGCGCTCGGGTGCGGGTTCGTCGCACGGGGACTGGCCGCCGACGTCGAGTTCACCTCGGACCTGATGGTCCAGGCGATCGCGCACAAGGGGTTCGCCCTGGTCGACATCCTGCAGCCGTGCGTCACCTTCAACAAGAAGAACACGTACCAGTGGTACGGGAAGATGGTGTACAAGCTCCCCTCCGACCACGACGCGGCCGACCGGGCGCGGGCCTTCGAGCGGTCGCTGGAGTGGGAGGAGCGGATCCCGATCGGCGTCCTGTACCGCAGGGAGGATCGTCCATCTTTCGAGGAACTCCATCAAGGGGTGGGAGACCCGCCGCTCCACGCGCGCGAGACGCCGCCGGACGCGGTGCGCGACCTGCTGCGGAAGCGCCTCTTTACACTATCGGGATGA